Proteins from one Mesorhizobium sp. M9A.F.Ca.ET.002.03.1.2 genomic window:
- the secDF gene encoding protein translocase subunit SecDF, which produces MLYFSRFKMILIWLAVAATVILAAPNLFSASTLARLPDWVPKRQMTLGLDLQGGSHILLRLDPNDLIKDRLETTRDQIRTLLRDAKIGYTGLAGSGRTVQVRITDPGQVDAAKTALKTLTDPVAAGLFSGGSVQEMSLDDSEPGLLKFTVTDAGIKYRTSAALTQSIEVVGRRVNELGTTEPIVQRQGDDRILVQVPGLQDPQRLKDILGQTAKLTFQMVDQTMPVQDALNGRPPAGSSVLYSQDDPPVPYLIENRVIVSGENLVDAQATYNSQTNEPVVSFTFDSKGAARFGQATSQNVGKLFAIILDNQVISAPQIREPILGGSGQISGNFTAESANDLAVLLRAGALPATLTVIEERTVGPGLGEDSIRAGKIAGVIGSILVVVFMFVAYGFLGFIANIALAVHVAMIVALLSLLGATLTLPGIAGIVLTIGMAVDSNVLIYERIREERRNGRSVIQAIDTGFSKALATIVDSNVTSLIATVVLFWLGTGPVKGFAVTFAIGILTTVFTAFTFTRLLVSIWLRRARPKELPRAPVTFVPAGTRIPFMGIRRWTFALSSVLSILSVVLFMTVDINYGIDFKGGSLIEVQAKNGTADIADIRGRLSELNIGEVQVQQFGDPNDVLIRVGTQDGGENAEQTVIDKVRGELQDHYDFRRVEVVGPTVSGELAKWGTIAMLIALAGILIYVWFRFEWQFAVGAIIATIHDVVMTIGFFVITGLEFNQSSLAAILTIIGYSLNDTIVVYDRVREDLRKYKRMPLPQLLNNAINETLSRTTLTSVTTMLALLALVLFGGEVIRSFTLAMLFGVIFGTYSSIFIAAPLLILFKLRPQVVTADEEKPVGGGKAVAT; this is translated from the coding sequence ATGCTTTATTTCTCGCGCTTCAAGATGATTCTGATCTGGCTGGCAGTGGCCGCCACAGTGATCCTCGCTGCGCCCAACCTTTTTTCGGCAAGCACGCTCGCCAGGCTTCCCGACTGGGTGCCGAAGCGCCAGATGACGCTCGGCCTCGATCTGCAGGGCGGTTCGCATATCCTGCTCAGGCTGGATCCCAACGATCTGATCAAGGATCGGCTGGAGACGACGCGCGACCAAATCAGGACACTGCTGCGCGACGCCAAGATCGGCTACACCGGCCTTGCCGGATCGGGCCGGACCGTGCAGGTCCGCATCACCGATCCCGGTCAGGTCGATGCCGCCAAGACGGCGCTGAAGACATTGACCGACCCGGTGGCCGCCGGCCTGTTCAGCGGCGGCTCCGTCCAGGAAATGTCGCTGGACGATTCCGAGCCCGGGCTGCTCAAATTCACCGTTACCGATGCCGGCATCAAATACCGCACGTCGGCGGCGCTGACGCAGTCGATCGAGGTTGTCGGTCGCCGCGTCAACGAACTCGGCACCACTGAGCCGATCGTGCAGCGCCAGGGCGACGACCGCATCCTGGTCCAGGTGCCGGGCCTGCAGGATCCGCAAAGGCTGAAGGACATTCTTGGCCAGACCGCCAAGCTGACCTTCCAGATGGTCGACCAGACGATGCCGGTGCAGGACGCGCTCAACGGCCGTCCGCCGGCGGGATCCTCGGTTCTGTATTCGCAGGACGATCCGCCGGTTCCGTATCTGATCGAGAACCGCGTCATCGTTTCGGGCGAAAATCTCGTCGATGCGCAGGCGACGTACAATTCACAGACCAACGAGCCGGTGGTTTCGTTCACCTTCGATTCCAAGGGAGCGGCGCGCTTCGGCCAAGCCACCTCGCAGAACGTCGGCAAGCTGTTTGCCATTATCCTCGACAATCAGGTGATTTCGGCGCCGCAGATCCGCGAACCGATCCTTGGCGGCAGCGGCCAGATCTCGGGCAATTTCACCGCCGAGAGCGCCAACGACCTTGCCGTGCTGTTGCGCGCCGGCGCGCTGCCGGCGACGCTGACGGTGATCGAGGAGCGCACGGTAGGCCCTGGGCTCGGTGAGGATTCCATCCGCGCCGGCAAGATTGCAGGCGTGATCGGCTCCATCCTCGTCGTCGTGTTCATGTTCGTTGCCTATGGCTTTCTCGGCTTCATAGCCAACATCGCGCTGGCGGTGCATGTGGCCATGATCGTCGCGTTGCTGTCGTTGCTTGGCGCGACCCTGACATTGCCCGGCATCGCCGGTATCGTGCTGACCATCGGCATGGCGGTCGATTCAAACGTTCTCATCTACGAGCGCATCCGCGAGGAGCGGCGAAACGGTCGCTCGGTAATCCAGGCGATCGACACGGGCTTTTCGAAAGCGCTGGCGACCATCGTCGATTCGAATGTCACCTCGCTGATCGCGACGGTGGTGCTGTTCTGGCTCGGGACCGGGCCGGTGAAGGGCTTTGCCGTAACCTTCGCCATCGGCATTCTGACCACCGTGTTCACCGCCTTCACTTTCACCCGGCTGCTGGTGTCGATCTGGCTGCGCCGCGCCCGCCCGAAGGAATTGCCGCGCGCGCCGGTGACCTTCGTGCCGGCGGGCACGCGAATTCCGTTCATGGGCATCCGCCGCTGGACGTTTGCGCTGTCGAGCGTGCTGTCGATCCTCTCGGTCGTGCTGTTCATGACCGTCGACATCAATTACGGCATCGACTTCAAGGGCGGGTCGCTGATCGAGGTGCAGGCCAAGAATGGCACCGCCGATATTGCCGACATCCGCGGCAGGCTTTCGGAACTCAACATCGGCGAAGTGCAAGTGCAGCAGTTCGGCGACCCGAACGACGTCTTAATTCGCGTCGGCACGCAGGACGGCGGCGAGAACGCCGAACAGACCGTCATCGACAAGGTGCGCGGCGAGTTGCAGGACCATTACGACTTCCGCCGCGTCGAAGTGGTGGGACCGACGGTTTCCGGCGAACTCGCCAAATGGGGTACCATTGCCATGCTGATCGCGCTGGCTGGAATCCTGATCTATGTGTGGTTCCGCTTCGAGTGGCAGTTCGCGGTCGGCGCCATCATCGCCACGATCCACGATGTGGTCATGACCATCGGCTTCTTCGTCATCACCGGTCTCGAATTCAACCAGTCGTCGCTTGCGGCGATACTCACCATCATCGGCTATTCGCTCAATGATACGATCGTCGTCTATGACCGGGTTCGCGAGGATTTGCGAAAATATAAGAGGATGCCGCTGCCGCAACTGTTGAACAACGCCATCAACGAGACGCTGTCGAGAACGACGCTGACCTCGGTGACGACGATGCTTGCGCTGCTGGCGCTGGTGCTGTTCGGCGGCGAGGTGATCCGTTCGTTCACGCTGGCGATGCTGTTCGGCGTTATCTTCGGAACCTATTCGTCGATCTTCATTGCCGCCCCGCTGCTCATCCTGTTCAAGCTGCGGCCACAGGTGGTGACGGCCGACGAGGAGAAGCCGGTTGGCGGCGGCAAGGCCGTGGCGACCTGA
- a CDS encoding Mth938-like domain-containing protein, translating to MAKGIIIREAHFPGRAPIEAYGNGGFRFAEMSHRGSLLCLPSGIYGWEPADPLALTAADFAKLLNEADKVEILLVGAGKDLRPLPAALRAALKAAGIAADPMSTGAAVRTYNVLLAEDRAVAAALIAVD from the coding sequence GTGGCAAAAGGCATCATCATCCGTGAAGCGCATTTCCCCGGCCGCGCGCCGATCGAGGCCTATGGCAATGGCGGATTCCGTTTCGCCGAGATGTCGCATCGCGGCTCGCTGCTGTGCCTGCCGTCGGGCATCTACGGCTGGGAGCCGGCTGATCCCTTGGCATTGACGGCGGCGGATTTCGCCAAGCTGCTCAACGAGGCCGACAAGGTCGAGATCCTGCTGGTCGGCGCCGGCAAGGATCTCAGGCCGTTGCCGGCCGCGCTACGTGCCGCGCTGAAGGCGGCGGGCATTGCGGCCGATCCGATGTCAACCGGCGCGGCCGTGCGGACCTACAATGTGCTTCTGGCGGAAGACCGCGCGGTGGCCGCCGCGCTCATCGCCGTCGATTGA
- a CDS encoding phytoene/squalene synthase family protein, which produces MDDAAKIVMETVRAADRDRYLSVLYAPEGARGALLSLYAFNAEISGVRDRIREALPGEVRLQWWRDVIVADDGAAEGDGASIGHPVADALKATISTHRLPRPAFENMLEARVFDLYDDPMPSRTDLEGYCGETAAALIQLAAMVLDPVEAPRFAELAGRAGCAQAMTGLLLLLPLHRKRGQCFVPADILAAAGSTPEEFVAGDGGPGAERAVAAMIALAREHLAAFESGARSLPVSLRPAFLPLALSRAYLGKMEGSRHSPLTGAARLSALRRHWLLFRRATQGWPSA; this is translated from the coding sequence ATGGACGATGCCGCCAAGATCGTCATGGAAACGGTGCGCGCCGCCGACCGCGACCGTTATCTGTCTGTGCTTTATGCACCCGAAGGCGCGCGCGGCGCGCTGCTTTCGCTCTATGCCTTCAACGCCGAGATATCAGGTGTTCGCGACCGTATCCGCGAGGCGCTGCCTGGCGAGGTGCGGCTGCAATGGTGGCGCGATGTCATCGTGGCCGACGACGGGGCAGCCGAGGGCGATGGGGCAAGCATCGGCCATCCTGTCGCGGACGCTTTGAAGGCCACGATTTCCACCCACCGTCTGCCAAGACCCGCCTTCGAGAACATGCTCGAAGCCCGCGTCTTCGATCTCTATGATGACCCGATGCCGTCGCGCACCGATCTGGAAGGCTATTGCGGCGAGACCGCAGCGGCGCTCATCCAGCTTGCGGCGATGGTGCTTGATCCCGTCGAGGCACCGCGTTTCGCCGAACTTGCCGGCAGGGCAGGCTGCGCGCAGGCGATGACCGGCCTGCTGCTTCTGCTGCCGCTGCACCGCAAGCGCGGGCAATGCTTTGTCCCGGCCGACATACTGGCGGCGGCAGGGTCAACGCCGGAGGAATTCGTTGCAGGCGATGGTGGGCCTGGAGCGGAACGCGCCGTGGCCGCGATGATCGCGCTGGCGCGGGAGCATCTTGCGGCATTCGAAAGCGGCGCACGGTCGTTACCGGTTTCGCTGCGCCCGGCATTCCTGCCGCTGGCCCTGTCGCGTGCCTATCTCGGCAAGATGGAAGGCTCTCGCCATTCACCGCTCACTGGCGCGGCGCGACTTTCGGCATTGCGCCGGCATTGGCTGTTGTTCCGCCGCGCGACGCAGGGCTGGCCATCCGCATAG
- a CDS encoding type II toxin-antitoxin system RelE/ParE family toxin, producing the protein MIQRLAVVLSEGAIADLDSIVTHILDRGGSESVANSFVDRIKVRCGNIGNAPRGGRMRNDIVPGLRTVPFEHSAVIAYIVDDNFVHIVNIFYGGRDYETLMRDGGSSEAS; encoded by the coding sequence ATGATCCAGCGTCTCGCCGTCGTTCTTAGCGAAGGCGCCATCGCAGACTTGGATTCGATCGTCACCCACATTCTCGACCGAGGCGGGAGCGAGAGCGTCGCCAACAGTTTCGTCGACCGGATCAAAGTGCGTTGTGGAAATATCGGCAATGCACCGCGCGGCGGCCGAATGCGCAACGACATTGTTCCAGGATTGCGAACGGTACCGTTCGAGCACTCCGCCGTCATCGCCTACATCGTCGATGACAATTTCGTCCATATCGTCAACATCTTCTATGGCGGCCGTGACTACGAAACGCTGATGCGCGATGGCGGATCGAGCGAAGCGTCATGA
- a CDS encoding type II toxin-antitoxin system ParD family antitoxin has translation MEPAEKLSVTVTPAMARMIREKVDDGSFGSASEVIRAALRAFQREEEEHAERMASIRARVKASIEDTRPNVPLDQAIARVKDRISELARENDDPASRRRS, from the coding sequence ATGGAGCCCGCCGAGAAGCTGTCAGTCACCGTCACGCCCGCCATGGCGCGCATGATCCGCGAAAAAGTCGATGACGGCTCCTTCGGATCGGCGAGCGAGGTCATCCGGGCCGCACTTCGCGCCTTCCAGCGCGAAGAGGAGGAACATGCCGAGCGCATGGCGTCGATCAGGGCGCGCGTGAAGGCGTCGATCGAGGACACGAGGCCTAACGTTCCGCTGGACCAGGCAATCGCGAGAGTGAAGGATCGAATTTCAGAATTGGCGCGAGAGAACGATGATCCAGCGTCTCGCCGTCGTTCTTAG
- the trmFO gene encoding methylenetetrahydrofolate--tRNA-(uracil(54)-C(5))-methyltransferase (FADH(2)-oxidizing) TrmFO → MSKNPVHVIGGGLAGSEAAWQAAEAGVPVVLHEMRPVRGTDAHKTDGLAELVCSNSFRSDDAETNAVGLLHAEMRLAGSLIMSAGDAHQVPAGGALAVDRDGFSEAVTKKLEAHPLITIQREEVPGLPPADWDQAIIATGPLTAPSLAQSIAEATGADALAFFDAIAPIVHFDTIDMDICWFQSRYDKVGPGGTGKDYINCPLDKEQYLAFVGALLEGQKTEFKQWEGTPYFDGCLPIEIMAERGVETLRHGPMKPMGLTNAHNPSVKAYAVVQLRQDNALGTLYNMVGFQTKLKHAEQVRVFRAIPGLENAEFARLGGLHRNTYINSPTLLDASLQLKSRPGLRFAGQITGCEGYVESAAIGLLAGRFAAAERLGHAPSLPPLTTAFGALLNHITGGHIVSDDEPGKRSFQPMNVNFGLFPPVEAPKIEGKRLRGKDKTVAKRRAVTSRALADCREWLGLPSRAEAAE, encoded by the coding sequence ATGAGCAAAAATCCCGTTCACGTCATCGGCGGCGGCCTCGCCGGTTCCGAAGCGGCATGGCAGGCGGCCGAAGCCGGCGTTCCAGTCGTGCTGCATGAAATGCGCCCTGTTCGCGGCACCGATGCGCACAAGACGGATGGGTTGGCCGAGCTCGTCTGCTCCAATTCCTTCCGCTCCGACGACGCCGAAACCAACGCCGTTGGCCTGCTGCACGCCGAAATGCGGTTGGCCGGTTCGCTGATCATGAGCGCCGGCGACGCACACCAGGTGCCGGCCGGCGGCGCGCTGGCCGTCGACCGCGACGGATTTTCCGAAGCGGTGACCAAAAAGCTCGAAGCGCACCCGCTCATCACCATCCAGCGCGAGGAAGTGCCAGGCCTGCCGCCGGCGGACTGGGACCAGGCGATCATCGCCACCGGCCCGCTGACCGCACCCTCGCTTGCCCAATCGATTGCCGAAGCGACCGGCGCCGACGCGCTCGCCTTCTTCGATGCCATAGCGCCGATCGTCCATTTCGACACGATCGACATGGACATTTGCTGGTTCCAGTCGCGCTACGACAAGGTCGGCCCCGGCGGCACCGGCAAGGACTACATCAACTGCCCCCTGGACAAGGAGCAATATCTCGCCTTCGTAGGGGCGCTTCTGGAGGGCCAAAAGACAGAATTCAAGCAATGGGAAGGCACACCCTATTTCGACGGCTGCCTGCCGATCGAGATCATGGCCGAACGCGGCGTCGAGACGCTGCGCCATGGGCCGATGAAGCCGATGGGGCTGACCAATGCGCACAATCCGTCGGTGAAGGCCTATGCCGTCGTGCAACTTCGCCAGGACAATGCGCTGGGCACGCTCTACAATATGGTCGGCTTCCAGACCAAGCTGAAGCACGCCGAGCAGGTGCGCGTGTTCCGCGCCATCCCGGGCCTCGAAAACGCCGAATTCGCCCGCCTCGGCGGCCTGCACCGCAACACCTACATCAATTCGCCGACGCTGCTCGACGCCTCGCTGCAGTTGAAATCCCGGCCCGGCCTGCGCTTCGCCGGCCAGATCACCGGCTGCGAGGGCTATGTCGAAAGCGCGGCAATAGGCCTGCTTGCCGGGCGTTTTGCCGCCGCAGAACGGCTGGGCCACGCGCCGTCGCTGCCGCCATTGACCACCGCCTTTGGCGCGCTGCTCAACCACATCACCGGCGGCCACATCGTCTCCGACGACGAACCTGGGAAGCGCTCCTTCCAGCCGATGAACGTCAATTTCGGCCTGTTCCCACCTGTCGAGGCGCCGAAAATCGAAGGCAAGCGCCTGCGCGGCAAGGACAAGACCGTCGCCAAGCGGCGTGCGGTAACGTCGCGCGCGCTGGCGGACTGTCGCGAATGGTTGGGACTGCCTTCGCGAGCGGAAGCGGCGGAGTAG
- a CDS encoding DUF1127 domain-containing protein — MNLIRNYRNWRVYRSTVTELGRLSNRQLNDLGIVRDEIKTIARKAI; from the coding sequence ATGAACCTGATCCGCAACTATCGTAACTGGCGCGTTTATCGCTCGACGGTTACCGAGCTGGGTCGCCTCTCGAACCGCCAACTCAATGATCTCGGCATCGTCCGCGACGAGATCAAGACCATCGCCCGCAAGGCGATCTAG
- a CDS encoding DUF1127 domain-containing protein, whose protein sequence is MNLIRNYRNWRRYRDTVSELSRLSNRELTDLGISRSDIHYVARKAV, encoded by the coding sequence ATGAACCTGATCCGCAACTACCGCAACTGGCGCCGCTACCGGGACACCGTTTCCGAGCTGAGCCGCCTGAGCAACCGCGAACTGACCGACCTCGGCATTAGCCGCAGCGACATCCACTACGTCGCCCGCAAGGCGGTCTAA
- a CDS encoding DUF2157 domain-containing protein: protein MASYSSRVRADIARWLQAGLIDASTADALARDVEASQRRSLSFGSILAMMAALLFGAAILIFVAANWEAIPRLARVAALFAIILAGYVGGAVLKTRDHAAIGEALWIVAAATFGGSIALIGQMYHLSGDEASALITWGAGTALAAVALRSNPLTVASVGIADAWLFLRGFDYFGRAEFPHLFVVMAIVLFAISFWTRSRAARHLIVLSVIFHLVLMAMEYETLQVAVPLVVVSALLFAAAIFAAEPVDRIVQLGGRLPLHALIGFLVGLAMIQFELADESSNSGFTIASAAALAGIVAAIVLGGRESRGLRWIAYAGFAFELAIIYVVMLQSMLGTAGFFLAAAVLLGILALIIIRVEKRMRAPSVEGAAA from the coding sequence ATGGCGAGCTATTCGTCACGGGTCAGGGCCGATATCGCACGATGGCTGCAGGCCGGCCTGATCGATGCCTCGACGGCCGACGCGCTGGCGCGCGACGTCGAGGCCAGTCAACGCAGATCGCTGAGCTTCGGTTCGATACTGGCGATGATGGCGGCGCTGCTGTTCGGCGCTGCCATCCTGATCTTCGTCGCCGCCAATTGGGAAGCCATCCCGCGGCTGGCGCGGGTGGCAGCGCTCTTCGCGATCATCCTCGCCGGCTATGTCGGCGGCGCGGTGCTGAAGACACGCGACCATGCGGCAATCGGCGAGGCGCTCTGGATCGTCGCCGCGGCGACGTTCGGCGGATCGATCGCGCTGATCGGCCAGATGTATCATCTGTCCGGCGACGAGGCATCGGCCTTGATCACCTGGGGCGCGGGCACGGCCCTGGCGGCGGTTGCGCTGCGCTCGAACCCGTTGACCGTCGCTTCCGTCGGCATTGCCGACGCCTGGCTGTTCCTGAGAGGGTTCGACTATTTCGGCCGCGCGGAATTTCCGCATCTCTTCGTCGTCATGGCGATCGTGCTGTTTGCCATTTCCTTCTGGACGCGCAGCCGGGCGGCGCGGCACCTGATCGTCCTGTCGGTCATCTTCCATCTCGTGCTGATGGCCATGGAATACGAAACGCTGCAAGTCGCTGTCCCGCTCGTCGTGGTGTCGGCGCTGCTTTTCGCGGCTGCGATCTTCGCGGCCGAGCCCGTCGACAGGATCGTGCAGCTTGGCGGCCGTCTGCCCCTGCACGCACTGATCGGGTTTCTTGTCGGCCTGGCCATGATCCAGTTCGAACTGGCCGATGAAAGCAGCAACAGCGGCTTTACCATTGCCTCGGCCGCAGCCCTTGCCGGCATTGTCGCGGCAATCGTGCTGGGCGGCCGCGAAAGCAGGGGCCTGCGCTGGATTGCCTATGCCGGCTTCGCCTTCGAACTCGCCATCATTTATGTGGTGATGCTGCAATCGATGCTCGGCACGGCAGGCTTCTTCCTTGCGGCCGCTGTGCTTCTCGGCATCCTTGCCCTTATCATCATCCGCGTGGAAAAACGCATGAGGGCCCCGAGCGTGGAAGGAGCGGCGGCATGA
- a CDS encoding GDYXXLXY domain-containing protein, with protein sequence MMTGKRLIISALVLALIQIGFLSWIIAGRASILRDGKQVLLKVEPIDPRDLLRGDYVRLGYEISRIPVKLIANVPAGKLSSDNTPIVVRLKQGTDGYWAVTAAWFGQAPAPAASDEADIVGHVAEGWDLSAATTIAPDYGIERFYLPEGEGIAIQNDMRVRPFGVRVAIAANGAAQIKALMDGDKTLFEEPLY encoded by the coding sequence ATGATGACCGGCAAAAGACTGATCATTTCGGCGCTGGTGCTGGCGCTGATCCAGATCGGCTTCCTGAGTTGGATCATCGCCGGCCGGGCGTCGATCCTGCGCGACGGCAAGCAAGTTCTGCTCAAGGTCGAGCCGATCGATCCGCGCGACCTGCTGCGCGGCGATTATGTCCGTCTCGGCTACGAGATTTCGCGGATACCGGTGAAGCTGATTGCCAACGTCCCGGCCGGCAAATTATCGAGCGACAACACGCCAATCGTGGTCAGGCTGAAGCAGGGAACCGACGGCTATTGGGCGGTGACCGCGGCCTGGTTCGGGCAAGCGCCGGCGCCGGCAGCATCCGACGAAGCCGATATCGTCGGGCATGTGGCCGAGGGCTGGGATCTCAGCGCGGCCACGACGATCGCGCCGGATTACGGCATCGAACGCTTCTATCTGCCGGAAGGCGAGGGGATAGCGATCCAGAACGACATGCGGGTGCGGCCATTCGGCGTGCGCGTCGCAATCGCAGCCAACGGCGCCGCGCAGATCAAGGCGCTGATGGACGGCGACAAGACGCTGTTCGAGGAGCCGCTTTATTAG
- a CDS encoding aromatic amino acid lyase produces the protein MTIILTTREDINLDTVFRVAWKRDTVRISDKALQRIAECRASFLRLIETDPVPVIYGVTTAMGELASRRLEPGERARHARIRAFAAATSFGEPLPDRVVRAIVLARLANFLEGNAATTPRIALAVAAMLDGGPMPRVPSSGQGGAGEILALYPLFAELSTRFELEVKERGSLINGSPCAAALVADAALAARRRIRLAEKVFALSIEAFRAPLEHYDPALDALWGDEHEAAALRGLRAFLAGAGTGRRNYQAPVSYRIVPRILGHAHRALTSAERAATVSLASVSDNPVYIPPDDVHPLGRCISTGGYHNAMATPALDDLAAIWADICLLCDRHASKLLNGKVSLLPDLLLAGRDWSDSDGHGNVGYVPMAITGYLEQAKLAAQRTFIPGTESAGAGQDDVATTVFLAWTKEARAGRCLDAAMAMLAVIASQALHVTERAAPPALQSFVADVRSIVPPVGDDRVLGPELANLTEWFTRQVFEA, from the coding sequence ATGACAATTATCCTGACGACACGAGAAGACATAAATCTCGACACCGTTTTCCGCGTCGCCTGGAAAAGAGACACGGTGCGGATCAGCGACAAGGCCCTGCAGCGCATCGCCGAGTGCCGCGCGTCGTTCCTGCGTCTCATTGAAACCGACCCTGTGCCGGTCATCTATGGCGTAACCACCGCCATGGGAGAACTGGCGAGCAGGCGGCTCGAACCTGGCGAGCGGGCTCGCCATGCGCGCATCAGGGCGTTCGCGGCCGCCACGTCATTCGGCGAACCTTTGCCTGATCGCGTGGTGAGGGCGATCGTGCTCGCCCGCCTGGCGAATTTCCTCGAAGGAAATGCCGCGACCACGCCACGCATCGCGCTCGCCGTCGCCGCGATGCTGGACGGCGGACCCATGCCCAGGGTGCCATCCTCCGGCCAGGGCGGCGCCGGTGAAATACTCGCCCTCTATCCACTGTTTGCGGAACTTTCGACGCGCTTCGAGCTGGAAGTCAAGGAGCGGGGATCCCTCATCAACGGGTCGCCCTGCGCTGCCGCGCTGGTGGCCGACGCGGCCTTGGCGGCTCGCCGCCGCATTCGCCTTGCCGAAAAAGTCTTTGCGCTTTCGATCGAAGCGTTTCGCGCGCCGCTCGAACATTACGACCCGGCGCTCGACGCGCTTTGGGGCGATGAACACGAAGCAGCGGCCCTGCGGGGATTGAGGGCGTTTCTTGCCGGCGCCGGCACCGGGCGCCGCAATTATCAGGCGCCGGTCAGCTACCGCATCGTCCCTCGCATCCTCGGACACGCGCATCGCGCGCTGACATCGGCGGAGCGGGCGGCCACCGTGTCGCTCGCTTCGGTATCGGACAACCCGGTGTACATCCCGCCCGACGACGTGCATCCGCTCGGGCGCTGCATCAGCACGGGCGGCTATCACAATGCCATGGCAACACCCGCTCTGGATGACCTGGCGGCGATATGGGCCGATATCTGCCTGTTGTGCGACCGCCATGCCTCGAAGCTTCTGAACGGCAAGGTATCGCTGCTGCCCGACCTGCTGCTGGCCGGGCGTGACTGGAGCGACAGCGACGGTCACGGCAATGTCGGCTATGTGCCGATGGCGATCACGGGTTATCTGGAGCAGGCGAAACTTGCGGCGCAACGCACCTTCATCCCGGGAACCGAATCGGCCGGCGCCGGCCAGGACGACGTCGCGACGACGGTCTTCCTCGCATGGACGAAGGAAGCGCGCGCCGGCCGCTGCCTCGATGCCGCGATGGCGATGCTGGCCGTGATCGCCTCGCAGGCATTGCATGTCACCGAGCGCGCGGCGCCGCCGGCGCTTCAGTCGTTCGTCGCCGATGTCAGAAGCATCGTGCCGCCTGTCGGCGACGATCGCGTGCTGGGGCCTGAACTCGCGAATTTGACCGAATGGTTCACCCGGCAGGTTTTCGAGGCGTAG